In one window of Prevotella fusca JCM 17724 DNA:
- a CDS encoding RagB/SusD family nutrient uptake outer membrane protein, with product MKQLRNIILSTVSAGLVMSLAGCTNSYEDYNQDPYGVSKKETERDAYSLGAAMVNLQSWVVPTDVNTNQFTECLCGGSYGGYLSDSNAGFAGKNFAQYSPENGWSRVLFRDFLPKLSIYFNEVKSATEEPVILAVAQIIKVAGIHRVTDAYGPIPYSKVGQNGEITAPYDSQQEVYKLMFKQLDEAIATLTANRTFNFSPKADNVYGGNVEKWIKFGNSLRLRLAIRISKADPALAKQEAEASVSNEVGVMTSNDDNAFMTLSNTNPFRVVMYEYNGGDSRIGADITTYMNGYKDPRREAMFAMSTFSNGTNGYYGLRSGIQIPGAEIAHAYSNYNVKTDTKLLWMNAAEVAFLRAEGALKNWNMGGTAGNFYKKGVELSFEQWGVKGAAAYLADKTSTPAVYTDPAGLNSYSGSVSTITIAWDDNNTVEQQLERIITQKWLAMFPLGLEAWSDYRRTGYPKLMPVKVNNSGGVVSSERGARRLSYPQEERSNNFENYNAAVGMLGGADNMATDVWWAK from the coding sequence ATGAAACAGTTAAGAAATATCATATTGTCAACGGTATCGGCTGGATTGGTTATGAGTCTGGCTGGCTGTACCAACAGCTATGAGGATTACAACCAGGACCCATACGGTGTGTCGAAAAAGGAGACGGAACGTGATGCCTATTCATTAGGTGCTGCCATGGTGAACCTGCAGAGCTGGGTGGTTCCTACGGATGTCAATACCAATCAGTTCACGGAATGTCTGTGTGGTGGTTCGTATGGTGGTTACCTCTCTGATTCCAATGCAGGTTTTGCAGGTAAGAACTTTGCACAATATAGTCCTGAGAATGGATGGAGTCGTGTGTTGTTCAGGGACTTCCTTCCCAAGCTCTCTATCTATTTCAATGAGGTGAAGAGTGCTACGGAAGAGCCTGTTATACTGGCTGTAGCACAGATTATAAAGGTTGCAGGTATCCATCGTGTTACTGATGCTTATGGTCCGATACCTTATTCTAAGGTAGGACAGAATGGTGAAATCACGGCACCATACGATTCCCAACAGGAGGTGTATAAGTTGATGTTCAAGCAGCTGGATGAGGCTATTGCCACGCTGACTGCCAATCGAACGTTCAACTTCTCACCAAAGGCTGACAATGTGTATGGCGGCAATGTTGAGAAGTGGATTAAGTTTGGTAATTCTCTTCGTCTTCGTCTGGCTATCCGCATATCAAAGGCTGATCCTGCATTGGCAAAACAGGAGGCTGAGGCTTCGGTGAGCAATGAGGTTGGCGTGATGACTTCCAATGATGACAATGCTTTCATGACCTTGTCGAATACCAATCCTTTCAGGGTTGTCATGTATGAATATAATGGTGGTGACTCACGTATCGGTGCCGATATTACCACTTACATGAATGGATATAAGGACCCACGTCGTGAAGCGATGTTCGCTATGTCAACTTTCTCAAACGGAACAAATGGTTATTATGGCTTGCGTTCTGGCATTCAGATTCCTGGTGCAGAGATTGCCCATGCCTACAGTAACTACAATGTAAAGACTGATACTAAACTCTTGTGGATGAATGCAGCGGAGGTTGCTTTCCTACGTGCTGAAGGTGCTTTGAAGAACTGGAACATGGGAGGTACAGCTGGCAATTTCTATAAGAAGGGTGTTGAGCTTTCTTTTGAACAGTGGGGTGTAAAGGGTGCTGCGGCTTATCTGGCTGATAAAACCAGTACGCCAGCTGTCTATACAGACCCTGCCGGACTCAATTCTTATTCAGGCTCAGTGTCAACAATTACGATTGCCTGGGATGACAACAATACCGTAGAGCAGCAGTTGGAACGTATCATCACCCAGAAGTGGCTGGCTATGTTCCCACTTGGCTTGGAGGCATGGTCGGACTATCGCCGTACAGGTTATCCAAAGCTGATGCCAGTGAAGGTTAATAATAGTGGTGGTGTGGTAAGCAGTGAGCGAGGAGCTCGTCGTTTGTCTTATCCACAGGAGGAGCGCAGCAACAACTTTGAAAACTACAATGCAGCTGTTGGTATGCTTGGTGGAGCTGACAATATGGCTACAGATGTTTGGTGGGCAAAGTAA